Proteins from one Oenanthe melanoleuca isolate GR-GAL-2019-014 chromosome 1, OMel1.0, whole genome shotgun sequence genomic window:
- the POGLUT2 gene encoding protein O-glucosyltransferase 2, whose translation MRRLPLTPEGSPGASRQRRPAMPRSRPAEPRRGRDSRGQEAGAGRVRPSGAALPMRALWPLCLALGAAAAAGGGPSAERSAVWGPGLRAAAALPARYFYLQAVDARGLRFTSSPGENAFQVKITAPEEQFTRVGVQVLDRKDGSFLVRYRMYASYKSLRIEVKTGDKHVAKSPYILKGPIYHENCDCPQEESSAWLEEMNCPQTIPQIQRDLANFPIVDPDKIAKEIPQRFGQRQSLCHYTIKDNEVYIKTYGEHVGFRIFMDAILLSLTRKVKMPDVEFFVNLGDWPLEKRKPPQNLHPIFSWCGSSESKDIVMPTYDLTDSVLETMGRVSLDMMSVQANTGPSWEDKNTTAFWRGRDSRKERLELVKLSRKYPEIIDAAFTNFFFFKHDESLYGPIVKHISFFDFFKYKYQINIDGTVAAYRLPYLLAGNSVVLKQDSIYYEHFYNELQPWKHYIPFKSDLSDLLEKLQWAKDHDEEAKNIAKSGQEFARNNLMGDHIFCYYFKLFQEYASLQVSEPKIRDGMEKVQQPDDDLFPCTCHRKKAKDEL comes from the exons ATGCGCCGGCTCCCATTAACTCCCGAGGGCTCTCCCGGCGCCTCCCGGCAGCGCCGCCCCGCGATGCCGCGGTCCCGCCCCGCGGAGCCGCGCCGGGGGCGGGACAGCCGAGGGCAGGAGGCCGGTGCCGGCCGTGTTCGCCCGTCGGGGGCAGCGCTGCCGATGCGTGCGCTGTGGCCGCTGTGCCTCGCCCTgggggccgcggcggcggcgggcggggggccGAGCGCCGAGCGCAGCGCCGTGTGGGGGCCCGGGCtgcgcgccgccgccgcgctccccgcgcGGTACTTCTACCTGCAGGCCGTGGACGCCCGAGGGCTGAG GTTTACTTCATCACCAGGTGAAAATGCATTCCAGGTGAAGATCACTGCTCCTGAAGAACAGTTCACTCGTGTTGGTGTGCAAGTATTGGACAGGAAAGATGGTTCCTTCCTCGTGAGGTACAGGATGTATGCGAGCTACAAAAGCCTGAGGATAGAAGTCAAAACTGGAGATAAGCATGTTGCAAAGTCtccatatattttaaaag GACCTATTTACCATGAAAACTGTGACTGCCCTCAGGAGGAAAGCAGTGCATGGCTGGAAGAGATGAACTGCCCTCAAACCATTCCACAGATTCAGAGAGACCTAGCAAATTTTCCCATTGTTGACCCAGATAAGATTGCAAAAGAAATTCCACAGAGGTTTGGACAAAGACAGAGTTTATGTCACTACACCATCAAAGACAATGAG GTTTATATAAAGACATATGGGGAACATGTTGGCTTCAGAATTTTCATGGATGCCATACTGCTTTCTTTGACAAGAAAA GTGAAAATGCCAGATGTAgaattttttgttaatttggGGGACTGGcctctggagaaaagaaagccCCCACAGAACTTGCACCCAATCTTCTCGTGGTGTGGGTCCAGTGAGTCAAAAGACATTGTCATGCCAACATATGATTTAACAGACTCAGTTTTGGAGACTATGGGACG AGTCAGCCTGGATATGATGTCAGTCCAAGCAAACACTGGCCCATCGTGGGAGGACAAGAATACCACAGCCTTCTGGAGAGGACGTGATAGCCGCAAAGAGAGGCTTGAGCTTGTAAAACTCAGCAGGAAATATCCAGAGATCATAGATGCTGCTttcacaaacttttttttctttaaacatgaTGAAAGCCTCTATGGCCCTATCGTTAAgcacatttcattttttgatttttttaag tatAAATATCAAATTAATATAGATGGCACAGTGGCAGCATACAGATTGCCTTATCTACTAGCAGGAAACAGTGTGGTGCTAAAGCAAGACTCCATCTACTATGAGCACTTTTATAACGAGCTGCAGCCATGGAAACATTACATCCCATTTAAAAGTGACCTGAGTGATCTGCTAGAAAAACTACAGTGGGCAAAAGATCATGATGAAGAG gcaaaaaatattgcaaaatctGGACAGGAATTTGCAAGAAACAATCTCATGGGAGACCACATTTTTTGTTACTATTTCAAACTTTTCCAG GAATATGCCAGCTTGCAAGTGAGTGAACCAAAAATCAGAGATGGGATGGAGAAGGTGCAGCAGCCTGATGATGACCTTTTCCCATGCACTTGCCACCGAAAAAAG GCCAAAGATGAACTCTGA
- the TEX30 gene encoding testis-expressed protein 30 isoform X1: MDVRAPAARDNVKVKIPFGNKYLDAIFSVPEKKPTYGVILTHGAAGDMNFPHLVSLAACLASHGVLCLRFTCKGLNIAYRTKAFKAVVEYLKLSDDYKLSGVFLAGRSMGSRAAASVIRQLSQGDDDDGFIQGLVCLSYPLHRPKLQSKLRDEDLLLLRCPVLFVSGSADEMCEKQVLEGVVSKMKAPKKIHWIDKANHGMAVKGRATNDVMEEINAQVFSWLRENVHLQHK, from the exons ATGGATGTGCGGGCTCCTGCCGCCCGTGATAAT GTTAAAGTGAAGATACCTTTTGGAAATAAATACCTTGATGCTATCTTTTCTGTCCCAGAGAAGAAACCAACGTATGGAGTGATTCTTActcatggagctgcaggagacaTGAATTTCCCTCACTTAGTGTCCTTGGCAGCCTGTCTTGCCTCCCATGGAGTTCTGTGCCTGCGGTTTACTTGTAAAGGCCTTAATATTGCTTACAGGACTAAGGCTTTCAAAGCAGTTGTG gaaTACTTAAAACTTTCTGATGATTATAAACTTTCTGGTGTTTTCCTTGCAG GCCGTTCCATGGGCTCAcgagctgctgcctctgtgatACGTCAGCTGAGCCagggtgatgatgatgatggtttCATTCAAGGCCTCGTGTGTTTATCTTACCCATTGCATCGACCAAAGCTGCAGTCCAAGCTCCGGGACGAGGATTTATTACTGCTCAGGTGTCCAGTGCTGTTTGTCTCAGGATCAGCAGATGAGATGTGTGAAAAA CAAGTGCTAGAAGGTGTGGTGAGCAAAATGAAAGCtcctaaaaaaatccattgGATTGATAAAGCAAACCATGGGATGGCAGTCAAAGGACGAGCAACAAATGATGTcatggaagaaataaatgcaCAGGTTTTTTCTTGGCTTAGAGAGAATGTTCACCTGCAGCACAAATGA
- the TEX30 gene encoding testis-expressed protein 30 isoform X2 translates to MSGQVEVKVKIPFGNKYLDAIFSVPEKKPTYGVILTHGAAGDMNFPHLVSLAACLASHGVLCLRFTCKGLNIAYRTKAFKAVVEYLKLSDDYKLSGVFLAGRSMGSRAAASVIRQLSQGDDDDGFIQGLVCLSYPLHRPKLQSKLRDEDLLLLRCPVLFVSGSADEMCEKQVLEGVVSKMKAPKKIHWIDKANHGMAVKGRATNDVMEEINAQVFSWLRENVHLQHK, encoded by the exons ATGAGCGGGCAGGTGGAG GTTAAAGTGAAGATACCTTTTGGAAATAAATACCTTGATGCTATCTTTTCTGTCCCAGAGAAGAAACCAACGTATGGAGTGATTCTTActcatggagctgcaggagacaTGAATTTCCCTCACTTAGTGTCCTTGGCAGCCTGTCTTGCCTCCCATGGAGTTCTGTGCCTGCGGTTTACTTGTAAAGGCCTTAATATTGCTTACAGGACTAAGGCTTTCAAAGCAGTTGTG gaaTACTTAAAACTTTCTGATGATTATAAACTTTCTGGTGTTTTCCTTGCAG GCCGTTCCATGGGCTCAcgagctgctgcctctgtgatACGTCAGCTGAGCCagggtgatgatgatgatggtttCATTCAAGGCCTCGTGTGTTTATCTTACCCATTGCATCGACCAAAGCTGCAGTCCAAGCTCCGGGACGAGGATTTATTACTGCTCAGGTGTCCAGTGCTGTTTGTCTCAGGATCAGCAGATGAGATGTGTGAAAAA CAAGTGCTAGAAGGTGTGGTGAGCAAAATGAAAGCtcctaaaaaaatccattgGATTGATAAAGCAAACCATGGGATGGCAGTCAAAGGACGAGCAACAAATGATGTcatggaagaaataaatgcaCAGGTTTTTTCTTGGCTTAGAGAGAATGTTCACCTGCAGCACAAATGA
- the TEX30 gene encoding testis-expressed protein 30 isoform X3, which yields MNFPHLVSLAACLASHGVLCLRFTCKGLNIAYRTKAFKAVVEYLKLSDDYKLSGVFLAGRSMGSRAAASVIRQLSQGDDDDGFIQGLVCLSYPLHRPKLQSKLRDEDLLLLRCPVLFVSGSADEMCEKQVLEGVVSKMKAPKKIHWIDKANHGMAVKGRATNDVMEEINAQVFSWLRENVHLQHK from the exons aTGAATTTCCCTCACTTAGTGTCCTTGGCAGCCTGTCTTGCCTCCCATGGAGTTCTGTGCCTGCGGTTTACTTGTAAAGGCCTTAATATTGCTTACAGGACTAAGGCTTTCAAAGCAGTTGTG gaaTACTTAAAACTTTCTGATGATTATAAACTTTCTGGTGTTTTCCTTGCAG GCCGTTCCATGGGCTCAcgagctgctgcctctgtgatACGTCAGCTGAGCCagggtgatgatgatgatggtttCATTCAAGGCCTCGTGTGTTTATCTTACCCATTGCATCGACCAAAGCTGCAGTCCAAGCTCCGGGACGAGGATTTATTACTGCTCAGGTGTCCAGTGCTGTTTGTCTCAGGATCAGCAGATGAGATGTGTGAAAAA CAAGTGCTAGAAGGTGTGGTGAGCAAAATGAAAGCtcctaaaaaaatccattgGATTGATAAAGCAAACCATGGGATGGCAGTCAAAGGACGAGCAACAAATGATGTcatggaagaaataaatgcaCAGGTTTTTTCTTGGCTTAGAGAGAATGTTCACCTGCAGCACAAATGA